The genomic stretch CGAGCGCCGAGAGCACGGCGCTGGTGACCCCGATGTAGACGACGAGGAGCGGGATGCCCACGATCGGCACGACGGCGCTCAGCGCGCCCAGGACGACGACGCCGACGAGGGTGACCAGGAAGGTGATGATGCCGAGGCCGCCCTGGGCGATGAGGTTCTCCCCCCAGGTGGTCTTGAGCAGGTGCACCGACCGCTTGATCCCCTCGACGGGCCCCGTCCCCTCGATGACGATGGCGGGGAGCGCGAGCCACGTCACCACGTTCCAGGCGGCGCCGACGAGGCGCAGGACCACGTCCCCGAGCGGACCGGTACGGTCGGCGATCGCCGACAGGACGAGGCCGACGGTGACGTTGATGGCCGCCCACGCCACCACCGGGGTGAAGTGCTCCCAGGCCTTCGCGGCGGCGCTCGACAGGGTGGGGCTCCCCCCGGCGAGGCGCTCGTTGGCGCCCGCGATGAGCACGGCGGTGAAGAACTGGGCGACGATCCCGATGAAGAACAGCCCGACCAGCCCGACGGCGTAGCTCACGGGGGAGGCCTGGACGCCGTCCTGCCCGGGGGCGGGATCCGAGACGATGGTGAGCGTCGTGTAGACCGCGCCCCCGAAGAGGAGGGCGATGGCGGCGCAGGCGGCGGCCGACACGACCGGGATGACGGCCAGCTCCTTGTCCTTGCGCAGCACCGACGCGCTCTGCTTGGTGAGGTCCCAGCTGTTCTTCAAGCGACCCATGGCCGGTCACCGTACCGGCGCGACGGCGTCGCCGGAGCGGACCGTCGCGCCGGCGGGTGGGTCCGGAGCCCTGTCGCAGCCGCTGCCTAGGGTGGGCGCCGTGGACGACGCGGCAGACCCATCGCGACCCGAGGGCCGGGTCATCGGCACCGAGGACGCCACACCCCTCGAGTTCTGGGCGGCGGTCGGGGAGGGCGCGTTCCTCCAGCTCGACGACGTCGTCACCTG from Acidimicrobiales bacterium encodes the following:
- a CDS encoding DUF6159 family protein; the encoded protein is MGRLKNSWDLTKQSASVLRKDKELAVIPVVSAAACAAIALLFGGAVYTTLTIVSDPAPGQDGVQASPVSYAVGLVGLFFIGIVAQFFTAVLIAGANERLAGGSPTLSSAAAKAWEHFTPVVAWAAINVTVGLVLSAIADRTGPLGDVVLRLVGAAWNVVTWLALPAIVIEGTGPVEGIKRSVHLLKTTWGENLIAQGGLGIITFLVTLVGVVVLGALSAVVPIVGIPLLVVYIGVTSAVLSALGGIYRAALYRYAVGLPNGEAFSDATLAGAFRAR